The Pan paniscus chromosome 1, NHGRI_mPanPan1-v2.0_pri, whole genome shotgun sequence genome has a segment encoding these proteins:
- the LOC100968942 gene encoding small proline-rich protein 2E: protein MSYQQQQCKQPCQPPPVCPTPKCPEPCPPPKCPEPCPPPKCPQPCPPQQCQQKCPPVTPSPPCQPKCPPKSK from the coding sequence ATGTCTTATCAACAGCAGCAGTGCAAGCAGCCCTGCCAGCCACCTCCTGTGTGCCCCACGCCAAAGTGCCCAGAGCCATGTCCACCCCCGAAGTGCCCTGAGCCCTGCCCACCACCAAAGTGTCCACagccctgcccacctcagcagTGCCAGCAAAAATGTCCTCCTGTGacaccttccccaccctgccagcCAAAGTGTCCACCCAAGAGCAAGTAA